Proteins encoded together in one Methanolobus chelungpuianus window:
- a CDS encoding 4Fe-4S double cluster binding domain-containing protein → MSLQQELNEIARDNGAYYFGVADLALARDFIAEQGGDELTVYPYAISLGIRLIYPIVDRLPHRKERSAALNYRHHAYNVINSRLDLTASVVSSYIQERGYMALPLPASERIDNERICAQFSHKLAAHLAGLGWIGKSCLLITPDSGPRVRWTTILTDAPLIPTGSTTESKCGTCNECVKICPVKAFTGRDFVESESRDYRYDAGKCEDYFNEMKGNGQIPVCGLCLYVCPYGRKKDQAAVREYRP, encoded by the coding sequence GTGAGCCTTCAGCAGGAACTGAACGAAATCGCCCGGGACAACGGTGCCTATTACTTTGGCGTAGCTGACCTGGCGCTTGCCAGGGATTTCATTGCAGAGCAGGGCGGAGATGAGTTAACTGTATATCCCTATGCTATCTCGCTCGGGATAAGACTGATATATCCTATAGTTGACAGGCTCCCGCACAGGAAAGAGAGGTCTGCGGCCCTGAATTACAGGCACCATGCCTATAACGTGATCAACTCAAGGCTCGACCTGACAGCTTCAGTTGTAAGCAGTTACATCCAGGAAAGAGGTTATATGGCATTGCCTCTCCCGGCATCCGAAAGGATCGATAACGAAAGGATATGTGCGCAGTTCTCCCACAAACTGGCCGCACACCTGGCCGGCCTGGGATGGATAGGCAAGAGCTGCCTCCTGATAACTCCCGACAGCGGGCCAAGGGTCAGATGGACGACTATCCTGACCGATGCCCCCCTCATACCCACAGGCAGCACAACTGAGAGCAAGTGCGGAACATGCAACGAGTGTGTGAAGATATGTCCTGTTAAGGCCTTTACCGGAAGGGATTTTGTCGAAAGCGAAAGCAGGGATTACAGGTACGATGCCGGGAAATGCGAGGACTATTTCAATGAAATGAAGGGCAACGGGCAGATACCTGTGTGCGGGCTGTGCCTGTATGTGTGCCCGTATGGGAGAAAAAAGGATCAGGCCGCCGTCCGGGAATACAGGCCCTAG
- a CDS encoding GNAT family N-acetyltransferase: MPEYQGQGIGTVLMENIMSYLKEQVQDYSYIALMSAKGKEAFYEKFGFFKRPTGEYG, translated from the coding sequence TTGCCCGAGTATCAGGGTCAGGGCATCGGCACTGTGCTGATGGAAAATATAATGTCCTACCTGAAAGAGCAGGTGCAGGATTATTCTTACATTGCCCTGATGTCGGCAAAAGGGAAAGAGGCCTTCTACGAAAAGTTCGGCTTTTTCAAAAGGCCGACGGGAGAGTATGGCTAA